The Arenibacter algicola region TAGAAAAGGGGATATTTTGGCCATTGTAGAGGTTAAATCGCGCAGTTCTGACTATATGCAACCTATAGCCGACACGGTAACAGAGAAGAAAATAAAACTCTTGGTCTTGGCGGCCGACCATTATATTATTAGCAAGGATCTTGATGTGGAGGCCAGGTTCGATATTATTACCATACATAAAAGTGGGACAAAATTTTCTATAGAACATTTGGAAAATGCGTTTTATCACTTTTAATTATTTGTTTTATTTGTAACAATTTGTTATTTTTACCAAAAGTTTAAGAAAATGAAGACTATTTCATCGGTCGTGGAAGACTACATTAAAAAGAAACCATTTTTGCAAAGTGCTTTAGCTCAGGGTATTATTAACTTAACATCGCTTTCTAGGATAGTAAAACCGGAAATAGAAAGTGAGTTGGGGAAGGATATTCGCAACGGTGCTATTGTAATGGCCTTAAAACGTCTTTCCGATGATTTAGAGTTCCGTGCTACCCATAAAATTATTAAAGTTTTAAAAAATATCGGGGAAATCACGGTAAGGTCATCATTGACCGATTTTACCTTTTTGGTATCCGAATCCATTTTGGAAAATCAGACTGTTTTGTTAAATGAGGTAAATAGGAATAAGGATGTTTTCTATACCTCGTCAAGGGGGGTCAACGAACTTAATATCGTTGTCAGCAATATTTTGGACGAGGCAGTGGAAGAGTTGTTCAAGAACGAGAAGTGTACCCAAAAAGCAGAAAACCTTTCCTCGATTACCGTAAAATTACCGGCGGAAAACGTTTCTGTCCCTGGAATCTATTACTTTATTTTTCAACGTTTGGCTTGGGAAGGAATCGTCCTTTATGAAGTAATATCTACCACCAATGAATTTACTATCATCGTAAATGATGAACAGGTAGATGTGGCCTTTAAGACAATTAAGGATCTCAAAACCTTGTAATGTGGTAATGTAAAAATGGATCAACTAATCAATGTAGCAATTGGTTAGTTATAGATTATTTCCATTTTATAATTGTGAAATCACAATGACTCCAATGGCAGTGTGTTAATCGTGGTGTTTTAAAAATTTCAAAACCTCTTCGTAATCCCCCGGCCTGGCAACAATACGTTTTTCGTTGTCCAAAACATAATAGGTGGGGGTTTGTTGAATATCATATATGTCGGCATACGGACTTTCCCATTTTCCCAAAGCAATACCATGAACAAAGTTTGATAGCTTTGCCGATTCCTTTTTCCAGGTTACATCATCATCCTCCAGGCCAATGGCCAGCACCTTTGTATTGGGAATATCCTTTAAGGCCTTGTGAAATTCAGGAAGTTGCTGTAGGCAATGCGAACAGGTGCTGCTCCAAAAAACAATTACATAATTTTTTGCTCCGGAAAGACCACTAAGCCTTTTGGTAATACTGCCCTCATTCCAGATAATTTCTGGGGCTACTGCTCCCAATCGAAGTCGATTTTGGATTTCGATCTTTTTTATGAGTTCGGATTTATTGGTTTCTGTTGCCAGGGATTTTAGATAATTATCATAGATAAAATCGGCCACTTTATTTAAATTATCATTGGACGCCCGAGTCCATAGACTGTTAAATAACTGCACCTGGTTGGTAGCGCTTACATCTTCCAGTACCTGGGCCAATTCCTTCACATTGTCCATTATTACCGGCTCTTTTTCATTATTGGCAATTTGATGATTTGGCAGGGCCGTAAATACGTAATTAACTACTTTGTCCTTTAAAAAGTCTGATCCCTGTAGTACCTGATCGTTAAAGTCCAAGGCATCAAAATAATGTTCCCTTTTATGTTTCATATAAGTTTCGGCATCCTCATACCCTGAAGAAATGTAGGGCCTGTTTGCAGATATAAAATGTGCGCTGAGCATCCCTTGAGATTGGGTCTCGAATGATTTTTGCACCGCAGCCAATTTTTGGTTCAGGTTTATAAGCAGGTTACGGTCTTTCTTTTGTTCCGCATAAAACTGGGTTATTTGTTTCTCCAACCCATGAATTTCATTAAAGTACCGGGCGTATAGTAGGTTTTCTGTTGAGGATATAAAAGACAAGCCTTTTTGGGAATCGAAGGAGAGTACAATATCTTCCTTGCCGTTATAGATAAAATCAAAATAAAACTCCTCCTGTGGCACTGCATATACCAGTCTATACATACCCGTCTGGGCATTGGCGGGCATATCTAAGGAGAAAGCTCCGTTTTTAACAGCGGTATCGGCTATATAATTCTGATGGTCCGGATTTAATTTGTAGGCAATTAACCATTTATAATCGTCGGCAGGGGATAAATTTCCCGAAACACTGTGTTGGGCCTCCGATAATAAAGTGAAACAAAGGGTTAATAGGAAAAATGCGTTTTTTGGATTCATCTATATAGGGGCGTTTTTTGGGACTGTTATTCCTGTTTTGGGAATAAGTGAATTGAATGGTTGAATTGATTTATAGGCTTTGTCTATAGTGTTGATATTTTCAAAGACCAACAATAAGCGCAAACCATTACGGGTCTGCTTTTCTTTTAGTTTGGCAAGGTTGGGATGGGCCTGTACAAATTGCAACACGGCGGTAAAGGAACTGCTTTGGTAAAAATCAGATTGCTGGTCCGCTATAAAATAGCCGATCATCTTGCCTTTCTTCATCACTATTTTCTCCAGGCCGATACTATTGGCGATCCATTTGATGCGGACCGAGTTTAATAAATCCTCAGCCTGGGTAGGGAGCTCCCCAAATCTGTCTACCAATTCCGTCTCAAATTTTTGTAAACCTTCCTCATCGGAAACCTGGTTCAGTTCGGTATAGAGATTTAAACGTTCGGTAATATTGTTGATATAATCATCAGGGAACAACAATTCAAAATCGGAATCTATTTGGGTTTCCTTGACAAAGATTTTTTGTTTGCCGCCTACTTCCTCATAGAGTTCCTTGAATTCGTTTTCCTTTAGTTCATCTATGGCCTCGGCCAATATTTTTTGATAGGCATCAAAACCAATTTCATTGATAAATCCGCTTTGCTCTCCTCCCAACAGATCCCCTGCACCCCTAATTTCCAGATCTTTCATGGCGATATTGAAACCGCTGCCCAAATCCGTAAATTGTTCCAAGGCCTGAATTCTTTTTCTGGCATCGTTGGTCATGACGTCATATGGTGGGGTAATAAAGTAACAGAAAGCCTTTTTATTGCTTCGGCCTACACGTCCCCTCATTTGATGCAGATCGCTTAGTCCAAAATTATTGGCATTGTTGATGAAAATGGTGTTGGCGTTGGTAACATCCAGACCACTTTCTACAATGGTGGTAGAAATTAATACATCAAACTCCCCATTCATAAAGGCCAACATAAGGGTTTCCAATTTTTTGCCTTCCATTTGTCCGTGGCCGATGCCAATTTTGGCATCCGGCACCAGCCTTTGGATCATACCGGCAACTTCCTTAATATTTTCAATTCTATTGTGGATAAAGAAGACCTGTCCGCCCCGCTGGATTTCGTAAGTAATGGCATCGCGAATGGTCTCTTCGCTGAAACGGATTACCTCACTTTCTATAGGGTATCTATTGGGCGGTGCCGTATTGATGACCGAAAGGTCCCTTGCCGCCATTAAACTAAATTGAAGTGTTCTTGGGATAGGTGTGGCGGTAAGCGTTAGTACATCTACGTTTTCTTTTATGGATTTTAATTTGTCCTTGACCGATACCCCAAATTTTTGCTCTTCATCCACAACCAATAAGCCCAGATCCTTGAACTTCACATTTTTGTTCACCAATTGATGGGTGCCTATAATAATATCCACCTTACCGGCAGCCAGATTTTCCAAGGTCTCCTTTTTCTCCTTGGCGGTCCTAAAACGGTTTACGTAATCTACGGTAACCGGCATATCTTTCAAACGCTCCGAAAAGGTACGGTGGTGTTGAAAAGCCAAAATGGTGGTAGGGACCAACACTGCTACCTGCTTGCCATTGTCCACAGCTTTAAAAGCCGCCCTAATTGCCACCTCCGTTTTGCCAAAACCTACATCCCCACAAACGAGTCGGTCCATAGGTCTTTCGCTTTCCATGTCCTTCTTGATGTCCTCGGTAGACTTGCTTTGGTCCGGAGTATCTTCATAAATAAAGGAAGCCTCCAGTTCGTGCTGTAAGTAGCTATCCGGACCGTATTGAAATCCTTTTTCCAGCCTTCGCTTGGCATAAAGTTGGATAAGATCGAAGGCAATTTTTTTAACACGCGACTTGGCCTTGTCCTTGATTTTTTTCCATGCCCCTGAACCCAGCTTGTATATTTTTGGGGGAGCGCCGTCCTTTCCATTGAATTTCGAGATTTTGTGCAGTGAATGTATGCTGACATAAAGTATGTCCCTTTCCCCGTACATTAGCTTTATAGCTTCTTGTTTCTTGCCTTCAACGTCTATCTTTTGTAAGCCCCCAAATTTCCCGATACCGTGGTCTATGTGGGTAACATAGTCTCCAATTTCCAATTTGTTCAGATCCTTTAGGGTAATGGCCTGTTTTTTGGCGTAGCCATTTTTTAAGTGGAATTTTAGATAGCGCTCAAAGATTTGATGGTCCGTGTAACAGGCTATCTTTAGATCATGGTCCAAAAAGCCTTGGTATAGGGGAAGTACAACGGTTTTATAATGGACTTCCTTTCCCACTTCATCAAAAATATCGTGAAACCTTTTAGCCTGTTGGTCTGTGGCGCAAAAGAGATAATTGGTAAACCCGTTTTTGTAGTTATCGTTAAGGTTTTCAATTAATAAATCGAATTTTTTAATGAAGGATGGTTGTGGTTTTGTATTGAAAACTATGGTTTCCGGATCACTCGAAGTTGTAGTGCTTCCATCGATCTCTACAAGGCCAAAATCGGCCAGCTGATGTTTCAATAAATCGGAATTGGTAAACAATTCCTGTGGTTTCGCATGCTTTATTTCCTTGGACAGTTCGGTAAATGCCTCTTCTGCTTTTTCAAAAAATGAATCTAACCTAGCGTAGAGCAAACTCAGGTTCTTGCTAAAGATTAGGGTGTTTGGGGATATGTACTTTAGAAAGCTTTCCCGGTTTTCGTCTAGGAACTTGTTTTCCACATTGGGGATGATGGTAATCTTTTTGACCTTTTGTGTAGACAATTGCGTTTCCACATCAAAGGTCCTGATACTGTCTACCTCGTCCCCAAAGAATTCAATCCTGTACGGTTCATCGTGGGAAAAGGAAAATACGTCCATGATGCCGCCCCGAACCGAGAATTCTCCTGGTTCCGTAACAAAATCGACCCTTTTAAATTTGTATTCGAACAGTACCTCATTTAGAAAGTCCAGGGAAAGGGTATCGTCCAGTTTAATTTTTAGGGTGTTTTTCTCCAGTTCCTTTCGGGTCACCACTTTTTCGAAAAGCGCATCGGCGTAGGTAACGATGATGGCGGGTTTTTTTCTGGAGTTGATGCGGTTCAGGACTTCTGCCCGCAAAAGCACATTGGCATTGTCGGTTTCCTCAATCTGGTAGGGCCTTCTGTAACTACCTGGATAAAATAGGACATCATTATCTCCTAAGAGTTGTTCCAGGTCATTTAAATAATAGGCGGCTTCCTCCTTGTCGTTCAAAATAAACAAAAATGGAGCTTCGGATTTATGAAATATTTCTGCAATAACAAAGGACAGGGCAGACCCTGTTAGGCCTTTTATATTTGTTTTAGGGCTTGAGGTCGCAGCGGCATTTTCTTGGAAATTGGCAATAGTAGCCCTCAGTTTTCCCAGTTGGGGAGACTGTGCGAACAGTTGTAACATTGAAGATTTTGTCAACCGTAAATTTTTATGCAAATATAACCCTTGATTGTTATGCCCCCAAAATATAGGAGTTATTTTATGTGCCTATAGAATTATCAGAGTATTTATTATAAATGATTTTTGCTAAAATCGGTTAGTTGGTATCAAAACAACAAATTCCTTAAAAAATGAAGTTTTTAATTCGGAAAAGTTCACGATATTGAAGCCTGCAAAGAGAATATGGTCATATACTGCATAAAATAGCAAGAATGTGAAATATTCTTTTTTCACCTTATAATCCGGTTGAATCCCATCTTAGTGGATTTACAAAAAAATTATTTAACCAATGGAAAACGAGGACAAGAAAGAGCTGCGCAGCAGCGACTGGATTGGACGTACAGTTAAAGACGGATTTGTCTATAGAGCCTGGATGAAGAACCAAGGAATACTCCAATTGGAATTCAATAACAAACCCGTAATTGGCAT contains the following coding sequences:
- a CDS encoding YraN family protein, which encodes MAKHNEFGKKGEQLAVDYLTENGYKVIHRNYRYLKAEIDIIARKGDILAIVEVKSRSSDYMQPIADTVTEKKIKLLVLAADHYIISKDLDVEARFDIITIHKSGTKFSIEHLENAFYHF
- a CDS encoding aspartate kinase, which encodes MKTISSVVEDYIKKKPFLQSALAQGIINLTSLSRIVKPEIESELGKDIRNGAIVMALKRLSDDLEFRATHKIIKVLKNIGEITVRSSLTDFTFLVSESILENQTVLLNEVNRNKDVFYTSSRGVNELNIVVSNILDEAVEELFKNEKCTQKAENLSSITVKLPAENVSVPGIYYFIFQRLAWEGIVLYEVISTTNEFTIIVNDEQVDVAFKTIKDLKTL
- a CDS encoding thioredoxin-like domain-containing protein; the protein is MNPKNAFFLLTLCFTLLSEAQHSVSGNLSPADDYKWLIAYKLNPDHQNYIADTAVKNGAFSLDMPANAQTGMYRLVYAVPQEEFYFDFIYNGKEDIVLSFDSQKGLSFISSTENLLYARYFNEIHGLEKQITQFYAEQKKDRNLLINLNQKLAAVQKSFETQSQGMLSAHFISANRPYISSGYEDAETYMKHKREHYFDALDFNDQVLQGSDFLKDKVVNYVFTALPNHQIANNEKEPVIMDNVKELAQVLEDVSATNQVQLFNSLWTRASNDNLNKVADFIYDNYLKSLATETNKSELIKKIEIQNRLRLGAVAPEIIWNEGSITKRLSGLSGAKNYVIVFWSSTCSHCLQQLPEFHKALKDIPNTKVLAIGLEDDDVTWKKESAKLSNFVHGIALGKWESPYADIYDIQQTPTYYVLDNEKRIVARPGDYEEVLKFLKHHD
- the mfd gene encoding transcription-repair coupling factor produces the protein MLQLFAQSPQLGKLRATIANFQENAAATSSPKTNIKGLTGSALSFVIAEIFHKSEAPFLFILNDKEEAAYYLNDLEQLLGDNDVLFYPGSYRRPYQIEETDNANVLLRAEVLNRINSRKKPAIIVTYADALFEKVVTRKELEKNTLKIKLDDTLSLDFLNEVLFEYKFKRVDFVTEPGEFSVRGGIMDVFSFSHDEPYRIEFFGDEVDSIRTFDVETQLSTQKVKKITIIPNVENKFLDENRESFLKYISPNTLIFSKNLSLLYARLDSFFEKAEEAFTELSKEIKHAKPQELFTNSDLLKHQLADFGLVEIDGSTTTSSDPETIVFNTKPQPSFIKKFDLLIENLNDNYKNGFTNYLFCATDQQAKRFHDIFDEVGKEVHYKTVVLPLYQGFLDHDLKIACYTDHQIFERYLKFHLKNGYAKKQAITLKDLNKLEIGDYVTHIDHGIGKFGGLQKIDVEGKKQEAIKLMYGERDILYVSIHSLHKISKFNGKDGAPPKIYKLGSGAWKKIKDKAKSRVKKIAFDLIQLYAKRRLEKGFQYGPDSYLQHELEASFIYEDTPDQSKSTEDIKKDMESERPMDRLVCGDVGFGKTEVAIRAAFKAVDNGKQVAVLVPTTILAFQHHRTFSERLKDMPVTVDYVNRFRTAKEKKETLENLAAGKVDIIIGTHQLVNKNVKFKDLGLLVVDEEQKFGVSVKDKLKSIKENVDVLTLTATPIPRTLQFSLMAARDLSVINTAPPNRYPIESEVIRFSEETIRDAITYEIQRGGQVFFIHNRIENIKEVAGMIQRLVPDAKIGIGHGQMEGKKLETLMLAFMNGEFDVLISTTIVESGLDVTNANTIFINNANNFGLSDLHQMRGRVGRSNKKAFCYFITPPYDVMTNDARKRIQALEQFTDLGSGFNIAMKDLEIRGAGDLLGGEQSGFINEIGFDAYQKILAEAIDELKENEFKELYEEVGGKQKIFVKETQIDSDFELLFPDDYINNITERLNLYTELNQVSDEEGLQKFETELVDRFGELPTQAEDLLNSVRIKWIANSIGLEKIVMKKGKMIGYFIADQQSDFYQSSSFTAVLQFVQAHPNLAKLKEKQTRNGLRLLLVFENINTIDKAYKSIQPFNSLIPKTGITVPKNAPI